In Aphanothece sacrum FPU1, a single genomic region encodes these proteins:
- a CDS encoding response regulator: MTTVLIVEDDPINLRVFSKILTKRGGLEVKGTEDVEEVMRIAQAGEVDIILMDVSLSRSVYQGEAVDGIKITQFLKADPKTAKLPVILVTAHAMEGDRENFLAQSGADGYISKPVVDHQQFVAQILETVANHRLS, translated from the coding sequence ATGACAACCGTTCTGATTGTAGAAGATGATCCTATCAATTTGCGTGTATTCTCTAAAATTCTCACTAAACGGGGAGGTTTAGAGGTCAAAGGAACTGAAGATGTGGAAGAGGTGATGAGAATCGCCCAAGCAGGAGAAGTTGACATTATTCTAATGGATGTTTCTCTTTCCCGTAGTGTTTATCAAGGGGAAGCAGTAGACGGGATTAAAATTACCCAATTTCTCAAAGCTGATCCTAAAACCGCTAAGTTACCTGTTATTTTAGTTACTGCCCATGCTATGGAAGGTGATCGGGAAAATTTTTTAGCACAAAGCGGGGCTGACGGTTATATTTCTAAACCTGTGGTAGACCATCAACAGTTTGTGGCTCAAATTTTGGAGACTGTGGCTAATCATCGGCTTTCGTAG